The following proteins are encoded in a genomic region of Nycticebus coucang isolate mNycCou1 chromosome 19, mNycCou1.pri, whole genome shotgun sequence:
- the TTR gene encoding transthyretin: MASHSLLLLCLASLVFLSEAGPAGAGESKCPLMVKVLDAVRGSPAVGVAVKVFRKAADGTWEPFASGKTSETGELHGLTTIEKFVEGVYKVELDTKSYWKALGISPFHEYAEVVFTANDSGLRRYTIAALLSPYSYSTTALVSNPEV, from the exons ATGGCCTCTCACAGCTTGCTCCTCCTCTGCCTCGCCAGTCTGGTGTTCCTGTCTGAGGCTGGCCCTGCG GGTGCTGGTGAATCCAAATGTCCTCTGATGGTCAAAGTCCTAGACGCTGTCAGAGGCAGTCCTGCTGTCGGTGTGGCTGTGAAAGTGTTCAGAAAGGCTGCTGACGGGACTTGGGAGCCATTTGCTTCTGG GAAAACCAGTGAGACTGGAGAGCTCCATGGGCTCACAACCATTGAGAAATTTGTAGAAGGGGTGTACAAAGTGGAACTGGACACCAAGTCCTACTGGAAGGCACTTGGCATCTCCCCGTTCCATGAATATGCAGAG GTGGTGTTCACGGCCAACGACTCCGGCCTCCGCCGTTACACCATCGCCGCCCTGCTCAGCCCTTATTCCTATTCCACCACGGCCTTGGTCAGCAACCCTGAGGTCTGA